A single Parabacteroides timonensis DNA region contains:
- a CDS encoding helix-turn-helix transcriptional regulator, with the protein MIHIELSSRGRDTIALEMPDISYFSTNGSGRLEESSWNMGNELLTYTISEFKCRDFNVAKYQIYCKEDCCLRSRNTDCSFMGLSFVHQGQVECFMSDTRDRRVWAEGHTNIMVSSGIKEEHNQFSKGETFGMTNVLVSPDFFRHLSERYPEYFEKAYLRLDSGETFFMAPENIPIPITLDTALNDIELSRMMGNASPMYLEAKVVECLSLFIRETEGKEETREKPVSVSDRDKIYQARDIICTEYLNPPSLRDLALRVGTNECTLKAGFKQAFRTTVFNYLFDYRMNMAVHYLLDTNKTIAEVASLVGYDYQGHFCTAFKRKYNIAPSEYRLKA; encoded by the coding sequence ATGATACACATCGAACTTTCATCTCGCGGAAGAGACACGATCGCCCTGGAAATGCCGGATATAAGTTACTTCTCCACCAATGGCTCCGGCAGGCTGGAAGAGAGTAGCTGGAATATGGGGAACGAGTTACTTACCTATACGATCTCCGAGTTTAAATGCAGGGATTTCAATGTCGCGAAGTACCAGATATACTGTAAGGAAGATTGTTGCCTGCGCTCCCGGAATACGGATTGTTCTTTTATGGGGCTTTCTTTTGTCCATCAGGGGCAGGTCGAATGCTTTATGTCGGATACGCGAGACAGGCGAGTCTGGGCGGAAGGACATACGAATATCATGGTCAGTTCGGGTATCAAAGAAGAGCATAATCAATTCAGCAAAGGGGAGACTTTCGGTATGACGAATGTATTGGTGTCGCCCGATTTCTTCCGCCATCTGTCGGAGCGTTATCCTGAATATTTCGAGAAGGCATACCTGCGGCTCGACAGCGGGGAGACTTTCTTTATGGCTCCCGAGAATATCCCGATCCCTATAACGCTGGATACGGCATTGAACGATATCGAGTTGTCGCGGATGATGGGAAATGCTTCGCCGATGTACCTGGAGGCAAAGGTGGTTGAATGCCTGTCGCTCTTTATACGGGAGACGGAAGGGAAGGAAGAGACGAGAGAGAAACCGGTATCTGTATCTGACCGGGATAAGATTTACCAGGCGCGGGATATTATCTGCACCGAGTATCTGAACCCTCCGTCGTTGCGTGATCTGGCTTTGCGTGTCGGGACGAACGAGTGTACGTTGAAAGCCGGTTTCAAGCAGGCGTTCCGGACGACTGTATTTAATTATTTGTTCGATTACCGCATGAATATGGCGGTTCATTATCTGTTGGATACCAATAAGACGATAGCCGAGGTAGCCAGCCTGGTCGGGTATGACTACCAGGGACATTTCTGTACGGCGTTTAAACGGAAGTATAATATTGCTCCTTCGGAATACCGGTTAAAGGCATAG
- a CDS encoding class I SAM-dependent methyltransferase — MNKIKPGIKDNVAETLFIPLLSRAYESRRKDAILKDPMACELVEKIDYDFAKFGKISMSTAGTAIRLRRYDRLVSWFIDRTVDEAPIVVQIGCGLDSRFQRVPNRDQATFYELDLPEVIELREKLFPASTNDINIKGSMLEADWMDALKQKHPHSRFLFLAEGVMMYFTEEQVRSVIQNLAGRFPGCEIYFDFVSKWAARNSDKHESVKRTKARFHFGLNDPHTVEQWVPKLKLIEQFYFVSEEKKRWGLPGLIMWLIPALHKSFGIVGYKAE; from the coding sequence ATGAATAAAATAAAACCCGGGATAAAGGACAACGTTGCAGAAACCTTATTCATCCCCTTACTTTCACGCGCCTATGAAAGCCGCCGGAAAGATGCGATATTAAAAGATCCGATGGCTTGCGAACTGGTTGAGAAAATAGACTACGACTTCGCCAAATTCGGAAAGATTTCAATGAGTACAGCCGGTACTGCCATCCGCTTGCGCCGTTACGACCGGTTGGTTAGCTGGTTTATCGACCGGACGGTAGATGAAGCCCCGATAGTGGTGCAGATTGGCTGCGGACTCGACAGCCGTTTCCAACGCGTCCCTAACCGCGACCAGGCAACCTTCTACGAACTCGACCTCCCCGAAGTGATCGAACTGCGTGAGAAGCTATTCCCCGCCTCGACAAATGATATCAACATCAAAGGCTCCATGCTCGAAGCAGACTGGATGGATGCATTGAAGCAAAAGCATCCCCATAGCCGCTTCCTCTTCCTAGCCGAAGGCGTGATGATGTATTTCACCGAAGAGCAGGTCAGGTCGGTTATCCAAAACCTGGCTGGACGTTTCCCCGGTTGCGAGATCTATTTCGACTTCGTCAGCAAATGGGCGGCACGCAACTCCGATAAACACGAGTCAGTGAAACGTACGAAAGCCCGTTTCCATTTCGGGCTGAACGATCCGCACACTGTCGAACAATGGGTACCGAAACTGAAACTGATCGAGCAATTTTATTTCGTTAGCGAAGAGAAAAAACGCTGGGGGCTGCCCGGACTGATTATGTGGCTGATCCCCGCCCTGCACAAATCGTTCGGGATCGTAGGCTATAAAGCCGAATAA
- a CDS encoding ABC transporter ATP-binding protein, translated as MKEQKKKGLSRLFEIAGEKKGLLILAGFLSALSACCMLVPYLSVYQVLDELLKNAGNVTASDSGYMIRWAWIAFIGLAAALLLLYGGLMASHVAAFRILYGLRVRLSEHIGRLPLGYLNSTSTGAIKKALEQNVEKIENFVAHTIPDLVNAATTVIIMFVIFFSLNGWMAAVCLLAIVIGISVQFSMMFGKKAQEFFKMYFDTSEQMSASAVQYVRGMPVVKIFGQTVESFRQFSKSIYRFKEYALNVCDAYQPGMVTFIVLLNSIVTFIIPVGLLLLDGQPGNIALAAVYLFFIVLGPGVASPFYRLTFLASNTREIDEGVSRIDAIFAEKPVPEPANPQQPKGHDICFENVSFSYENTREKTRTEALKHINFTARAGEITALVGPSGSGKSTIANLIPRFWDVTEGRISIGGADIRNITSEQLMDQVSFVFQDTFLFFDTLYENIRVGKPDATEEQVIAAARAAQCDDFIRRLPQGYQTLIGEGGVYLSGGEAQRVAVARAILKNSPILVLDEATAFADPENEYKMQLAIQELIREKTVIIIAHRLSSIISANQIIVLKEGEIAQQGIHSELSVNDGLYKQMWDAYTDAFQWTLKK; from the coding sequence ATGAAAGAGCAAAAGAAAAAAGGGTTATCGCGCCTGTTTGAGATCGCGGGCGAAAAGAAAGGACTATTGATCCTGGCTGGTTTCCTGTCGGCGTTAAGTGCCTGCTGTATGCTGGTTCCTTATCTGTCGGTTTACCAGGTACTGGATGAGTTATTGAAAAATGCCGGTAACGTAACGGCTTCGGATAGCGGATATATGATCCGCTGGGCATGGATCGCCTTTATCGGACTGGCAGCCGCCCTGCTATTACTCTACGGCGGACTGATGGCTTCGCATGTGGCAGCGTTCCGCATCCTCTATGGCTTGCGTGTCAGGCTATCGGAACATATCGGACGGCTGCCGCTGGGTTATCTGAACAGCACATCGACCGGAGCGATTAAGAAAGCACTGGAGCAGAATGTGGAAAAGATCGAGAACTTCGTGGCGCATACCATCCCCGACCTGGTGAATGCGGCAACGACCGTTATCATTATGTTTGTCATTTTCTTCAGCCTGAACGGTTGGATGGCGGCAGTCTGCCTGCTGGCGATCGTGATCGGTATATCCGTCCAGTTCTCCATGATGTTCGGCAAGAAAGCGCAGGAGTTCTTCAAAATGTATTTCGATACATCGGAGCAGATGAGTGCCTCAGCCGTCCAGTATGTCAGGGGGATGCCTGTTGTGAAGATATTCGGGCAGACGGTGGAGTCGTTCCGCCAGTTCAGTAAATCGATCTACCGGTTTAAAGAATATGCACTGAATGTCTGCGATGCTTATCAACCGGGGATGGTGACATTCATCGTACTATTGAACTCGATCGTTACCTTTATTATTCCCGTCGGCTTGTTACTATTGGACGGCCAGCCGGGAAATATCGCACTGGCAGCCGTCTATCTCTTCTTTATTGTATTAGGGCCGGGCGTTGCCTCCCCTTTTTATAGACTGACATTCCTGGCTTCGAACACGCGGGAGATAGACGAAGGTGTCAGCCGTATCGACGCTATCTTTGCCGAGAAGCCCGTACCGGAACCCGCCAACCCTCAACAACCAAAGGGACATGACATCTGTTTCGAAAACGTCAGCTTCTCCTACGAAAACACACGGGAGAAGACCCGCACCGAAGCACTGAAACATATCAACTTCACCGCCCGTGCCGGTGAGATAACCGCCCTGGTCGGCCCTTCCGGCTCCGGCAAATCCACCATAGCCAACCTGATCCCCCGTTTCTGGGACGTTACCGAAGGGAGAATCAGTATCGGTGGCGCAGATATCCGGAATATTACTTCCGAACAGTTGATGGATCAGGTCTCTTTCGTTTTCCAGGATACCTTCCTCTTCTTCGATACCTTGTACGAGAATATCCGTGTCGGTAAACCCGATGCCACCGAGGAACAGGTGATCGCTGCCGCCCGTGCCGCCCAGTGCGACGATTTCATCCGCCGGCTGCCGCAAGGGTATCAGACACTGATCGGTGAAGGCGGTGTTTATCTCTCCGGGGGAGAAGCGCAGCGGGTAGCCGTGGCGCGTGCCATCCTGAAAAACTCCCCAATCCTGGTACTGGATGAAGCGACCGCATTCGCCGATCCGGAAAATGAATACAAGATGCAGCTCGCCATCCAGGAACTGATCAGGGAAAAGACAGTCATCATCATCGCTCACCGCCTGTCGTCGATCATTTCGGCGAACCAGATCATTGTTTTAAAAGAGGGAGAGATTGCCCAGCAAGGCATCCACAGCGAACTTTCGGTAAACGACGGACTCTATAAACAGATGTGGGATGCCTATACCGACGCTTTTCAATGGACATTAAAGAAATAA
- a CDS encoding ABC transporter ATP-binding protein translates to MNALQNITIGHTERLRKPVGFTILANLVNIVPFMLSIEAVNIIFKAFDGSGSGLDTTRLWVIFGILVAYMLVMAVAERQSYRHNFRGAYEMSADGRIRLAEHLRRLPLGSLFRHDPGDLASMMISDFTLAETGISHHLPQLMGALVMPILAFFGLLWIDWRMSVAMFIALPLAILVLTGSTRIQYSLSRKQIEAKVNAGSRLEEYLQGIRVIKAYNLLGGKFERLQKAFADLRRASLRLEALMGPFILLSITLVRAGLTLMILCGAYLLVGGQLDLLTFVMFLIVGSRVFDPLTSALTNFAEFRYFSIAGGRILNLMREPEMTGKKESPEHGDITFEKVSFGYGEKEILHDVSLTLKQGSLTALVGPSGSGKSTLMKLCARFYDPQKGKVLLNGQDMKELEPESLMKHISMVFQDVYLFQDTIKNNIRFGKSNATDAEIEAAARKACCHDFIMRLPGGYDTMVGEGGCTLSGGEKQRLSIARAMLKEAPVVLLDEATASLDPENEVEVQKAINTLIEGRTVIVIAHRLKTIRNADKIIVLEDGHIAEQGTHDELLRNQGLYHKLWSIQEKTIGWKL, encoded by the coding sequence ATGAATGCACTTCAAAATATAACGATCGGCCATACCGAACGTCTCAGGAAACCGGTCGGATTCACTATCCTCGCCAACCTGGTCAATATCGTTCCTTTCATGCTTTCGATAGAGGCAGTGAACATCATCTTTAAAGCCTTCGACGGCAGTGGCAGCGGACTCGACACAACTCGCCTGTGGGTTATCTTCGGCATCCTCGTAGCTTATATGCTGGTGATGGCCGTTGCCGAACGCCAGTCGTACCGGCACAATTTCCGCGGTGCTTACGAAATGAGTGCCGACGGCCGGATACGGCTGGCAGAACATCTGCGCCGCTTGCCCTTAGGCTCCCTCTTCCGGCACGATCCGGGCGACCTTGCCAGCATGATGATCAGTGACTTTACATTGGCGGAGACCGGTATCTCCCACCATCTTCCCCAATTGATGGGTGCGTTGGTAATGCCCATACTCGCTTTCTTCGGGCTGTTGTGGATCGACTGGCGGATGTCGGTAGCCATGTTCATCGCCCTTCCGTTGGCGATCCTGGTTCTGACGGGAAGTACCCGGATACAATATAGCCTGAGCCGGAAACAGATCGAAGCCAAAGTGAATGCGGGCAGCCGCCTGGAAGAATACCTGCAAGGTATCCGCGTCATAAAAGCGTATAATCTGCTGGGCGGTAAATTCGAACGTCTGCAAAAAGCGTTTGCCGACCTGCGCCGGGCAAGCCTGCGCCTAGAAGCCCTGATGGGGCCGTTCATCCTGCTGTCTATCACCCTGGTGCGTGCCGGACTGACCCTGATGATCCTTTGCGGTGCCTATCTGTTGGTAGGCGGGCAACTCGACCTACTTACTTTCGTCATGTTCCTGATCGTCGGTTCCCGCGTCTTCGACCCGCTAACCTCAGCATTGACCAACTTCGCAGAGTTCCGCTATTTCTCCATCGCCGGAGGCCGTATCCTCAACCTGATGCGCGAACCGGAAATGACAGGAAAAAAGGAAAGCCCGGAACATGGGGATATCACTTTCGAAAAGGTATCGTTCGGTTACGGTGAGAAAGAGATATTGCATGATGTATCGCTCACGTTGAAACAAGGTTCGCTGACCGCACTGGTCGGTCCATCGGGAAGTGGTAAAAGCACGCTGATGAAGTTATGCGCCCGTTTCTACGATCCGCAGAAAGGGAAAGTCCTGTTGAACGGACAGGATATGAAAGAGTTGGAACCCGAGTCGCTGATGAAGCATATATCGATGGTCTTCCAGGATGTCTATCTGTTCCAGGACACGATCAAGAACAATATCCGTTTCGGTAAAAGCAATGCAACCGATGCCGAGATAGAAGCCGCTGCCCGCAAAGCCTGCTGCCACGATTTCATCATGCGTCTGCCGGGTGGTTACGACACGATGGTTGGCGAAGGTGGTTGTACATTGTCTGGTGGCGAAAAGCAACGCCTCTCCATCGCCCGCGCCATGCTGAAAGAGGCTCCGGTCGTCCTGTTGGATGAAGCCACCGCCTCCCTCGATCCCGAAAACGAAGTGGAAGTACAAAAAGCCATCAACACCCTGATCGAAGGCCGCACAGTCATCGTCATCGCCCACCGCCTAAAGACAATCCGCAACGCCGACAAGATCATTGTGCTGGAAGACGGCCATATCGCCGAACAAGGGACACACGACGAACTGCTTCGCAATCAGGGATTATATCATAAACTATGGTCGATACAGGAAAAGACAATTGGATGGAAATTATAA
- a CDS encoding DUF4469 domain-containing protein encodes MATTDPKMRSITGNLVANMLTEREDDFTFNVTYVANRTIDDLCNIAAKGKSKFSASELRSAYNDLMEVAKEELYSASTVEFGFANNSLGVDGPFIGPKAKFDPEKNNVTLRCSPRVEFRKDLKAISVIVGEVTEGLPTITKVTDVFTGEVNTKLTPGNTLNGEGKRVKIVGAEGSPVGFFFIKAADDTETAVPMTSVSRNDPSFFSFIIPALADGTYYLEVATQYGGNRTVLLKEVRRNRFPYLLTVGAGSDDDDDRPVIE; translated from the coding sequence ATGGCAACAACTGATCCCAAGATGCGTAGCATCACTGGCAATTTGGTAGCAAACATGCTGACAGAACGTGAAGATGACTTCACATTCAATGTCACATACGTCGCCAACCGCACAATCGATGATTTGTGCAACATCGCTGCAAAAGGCAAAAGTAAGTTCTCCGCTTCCGAATTAAGAAGCGCTTACAACGATCTGATGGAAGTTGCGAAGGAAGAATTATACTCTGCTTCTACCGTAGAGTTCGGCTTCGCAAATAACTCCCTGGGAGTGGATGGTCCCTTCATCGGTCCCAAGGCGAAATTCGATCCGGAAAAGAACAATGTGACCCTTCGCTGTTCTCCCCGTGTCGAATTCAGGAAAGACCTTAAAGCCATCAGCGTGATCGTCGGTGAAGTGACAGAAGGTCTCCCTACCATCACCAAAGTAACCGACGTATTCACAGGCGAAGTAAACACAAAACTCACTCCGGGCAATACACTCAATGGCGAAGGCAAACGTGTAAAGATCGTCGGAGCCGAAGGCAGTCCCGTCGGTTTCTTCTTCATCAAAGCAGCAGACGACACCGAAACAGCCGTCCCAATGACTTCCGTTTCACGCAACGATCCTTCTTTCTTCTCTTTTATCATTCCGGCATTGGCTGACGGTACCTATTATCTGGAAGTCGCCACCCAATACGGAGGTAATCGCACGGTACTATTAAAAGAGGTTCGCCGCAATCGTTTCCCTTACCTGCTGACGGTAGGCGCCGGAAGCGATGATGATGACGATCGCCCCGTAATTGAATAA
- a CDS encoding InlB B-repeat-containing protein, with translation MKTKITLITSRLLYLLAFLTISHMTIAQVDVWDGHTVTEPAGWATGNATVNISSAAELAWVAQMVNNSEQTGATPSDKWFKGCTLTLTTDIDLAGHEWTPIGIGFVSGYTSYMEKNFFGSFDGQNHIVSNLKITGEYRFAGLFGIIGDPGFPSGKETVKDLHVRNADLQITKPEVSDEYYEWGAGTLAGLQCGTIERCSATGKIVGGDDGYFGGLVGMNLGGYSTCSIISNSYASVDVTGGNGSIIPRTYPCYIGGFVGNNGTTSGGNPIIYNCYSTGNVKGGDYAYIGGFIGRCGGSDDIEANDVHSCYSLGTVEGGSNSHIGGFAGNAVPRSPLLNCYWNEDAHANGTGNDAERTSENLLALPLSSMKSGFLTQIMNEGAFNYSGKAASKVTRYAWELVPGNNYPTLTSTPLAAAPGTSESDPFLIANSSELEFFATWVNAGNDFAGKFVKLTADIDLESKQWVPIGTEYGIFFKGTFDGNGYQVQNLYFNKTVGDREQIHAGLFDYVRDGVIRNLGVVISEKGLTGKITNADYAPADCYLGGIAASCLNSTIENCYTTGGCIYAAGTENVTANAGGLIGNADGVTISNCYSTVDIYSGEEDGGNRIGAGGIVGDTQDGTSSTTISNCFSSGIISAKNPIYSGGTGGIVGLIYQESNATSISNCLSLNYKLVTKDGTVTTQTGRILGEIYSSGTAPVLSSNHAYDNIIWEDITSSASIPITGTDATDKNGAGWDWRNSDPIPNGILDNTSDWENGTLPIMPKLKTTDGNLMANQPDVSIPYPLEFTTPANGSVYEKYHKTYAGKATRVELTITPKPNFILNGLTYQPEGEEAVPIIESAGHYYFTMPGKKVTIAAVFIAKSPITIANGTNGAISIEGDKTEAIENEKVIFTVTPDNGYKLDGEPTVTKTGSGNVTVNSEGNNKYSFDMPAEAVTIAATFSKNNPDPQPPVDPDPVPPVYYTVTLPLVEGAITDPVAGEYDVEAWSNFRFYLTLDKEYDQSEPVITTDRGETITPRSSDGAYIVKYVRNDMEIFIDGIVKNPDPVANETIATDVIKVWAAKGYLHISSPTAQTVQVYNLTGSLVKQADIPAGDTRWTLPAGIYIVQVGSARYKVIL, from the coding sequence ATGAAAACAAAAATTACTTTGATCACAAGCAGGTTACTATACCTGCTTGCTTTTTTAACCATTTCCCATATGACGATAGCACAAGTAGACGTATGGGATGGACACACCGTTACAGAACCTGCCGGATGGGCAACAGGAAATGCTACTGTCAATATCAGTTCGGCAGCAGAACTGGCTTGGGTGGCCCAAATGGTCAACAACAGCGAACAAACCGGAGCTACACCCAGCGATAAATGGTTTAAAGGCTGTACACTGACTCTTACGACCGATATTGATTTGGCAGGACACGAATGGACTCCGATCGGAATTGGTTTTGTGAGTGGTTATACTAGTTATATGGAAAAAAACTTTTTTGGTTCCTTCGATGGACAAAACCACATTGTATCGAATTTGAAAATAACGGGCGAATATCGATTTGCCGGTTTATTTGGCATTATAGGAGATCCGGGGTTTCCTTCCGGAAAAGAAACTGTCAAAGATTTACATGTCCGGAACGCCGATCTACAGATAACAAAACCCGAGGTATCAGATGAATATTATGAGTGGGGCGCCGGAACACTGGCAGGTTTGCAGTGTGGAACAATAGAAAGATGCAGTGCCACCGGAAAAATTGTAGGAGGAGATGATGGCTATTTCGGAGGATTAGTCGGAATGAATTTGGGGGGGTATAGTACCTGTTCCATTATTTCAAACAGTTATGCATCTGTAGATGTGACAGGGGGAAATGGGAGTATTATTCCTCGTACTTATCCCTGCTACATAGGAGGATTTGTAGGAAATAACGGAACTACCTCAGGCGGTAATCCTATCATTTATAACTGTTATTCAACCGGTAATGTAAAAGGGGGAGATTATGCCTATATCGGAGGATTTATCGGACGTTGCGGTGGTTCAGACGATATTGAAGCAAACGATGTACATTCCTGCTATTCACTAGGGACTGTGGAAGGTGGTTCTAATTCCCACATAGGAGGATTTGCCGGTAATGCCGTTCCACGCTCTCCGTTGCTTAATTGTTATTGGAATGAAGATGCCCATGCGAATGGAACCGGTAACGATGCCGAAAGAACAAGTGAAAATCTTTTAGCTCTCCCTCTCTCTTCCATGAAAAGCGGATTCCTAACCCAGATCATGAATGAAGGAGCTTTCAACTATTCGGGAAAAGCTGCTTCAAAAGTGACAAGATATGCCTGGGAACTGGTTCCCGGCAACAATTATCCGACATTGACTTCAACCCCGCTTGCCGCCGCACCGGGTACATCAGAAAGCGATCCCTTCCTAATAGCCAATTCAAGTGAATTGGAGTTTTTCGCAACCTGGGTAAATGCCGGAAACGATTTTGCCGGCAAATTTGTCAAACTGACTGCCGACATCGACCTGGAAAGTAAACAATGGGTACCGATCGGAACCGAGTATGGAATATTTTTCAAGGGAACATTCGATGGGAATGGCTATCAGGTTCAAAACCTGTATTTTAATAAAACAGTCGGAGACAGAGAACAGATTCACGCCGGTTTATTTGATTACGTAAGAGACGGAGTTATCCGGAATCTGGGAGTCGTAATTTCAGAAAAGGGATTAACAGGAAAAATCACCAATGCAGACTACGCCCCAGCAGATTGCTATTTAGGAGGTATTGCCGCTTCCTGTCTCAATTCCACCATAGAAAACTGTTACACTACAGGAGGATGTATATATGCAGCTGGAACAGAAAACGTAACTGCCAATGCCGGAGGTTTGATCGGGAATGCAGATGGCGTTACCATCAGTAATTGTTATTCGACAGTGGATATATATAGTGGAGAAGAAGATGGAGGAAATCGTATCGGTGCAGGCGGAATAGTTGGAGATACTCAAGACGGAACTTCTTCCACAACCATTAGTAACTGTTTTTCATCCGGCATAATCAGTGCTAAAAATCCTATTTATTCAGGAGGTACCGGAGGTATTGTCGGACTTATCTATCAGGAGTCAAATGCAACTTCAATATCTAACTGTCTTTCATTGAATTATAAGCTGGTAACAAAGGATGGTACTGTAACCACTCAGACCGGAAGAATATTAGGCGAAATATATTCAAGCGGTACAGCTCCCGTTCTTTCCAGCAATCATGCTTATGATAATATCATTTGGGAAGATATCACAAGCAGTGCATCAATCCCCATCACCGGAACTGATGCAACGGATAAGAATGGTGCTGGTTGGGATTGGAGGAACAGTGATCCGATACCTAATGGCATTCTGGATAATACAAGCGATTGGGAAAACGGTACATTACCCATAATGCCCAAACTAAAAACAACCGACGGCAACCTGATGGCTAACCAGCCGGATGTGTCGATCCCTTATCCGCTGGAGTTTACAACACCCGCAAATGGTTCTGTATATGAAAAGTACCATAAGACGTATGCGGGCAAAGCCACACGGGTAGAACTGACTATCACCCCGAAACCTAACTTTATATTAAATGGTCTGACTTATCAACCGGAAGGAGAAGAAGCCGTTCCTATAATAGAAAGTGCCGGACACTATTACTTTACGATGCCAGGAAAAAAGGTTACAATCGCTGCCGTCTTTATTGCTAAATCTCCCATTACGATAGCGAATGGAACAAATGGCGCCATCAGTATAGAAGGAGATAAAACAGAGGCAATAGAGAATGAGAAAGTCATCTTCACAGTTACACCGGACAACGGTTACAAACTTGATGGAGAACCGACCGTTACGAAAACCGGAAGTGGAAATGTAACGGTCAACAGCGAAGGCAACAACAAGTATTCTTTTGACATGCCAGCCGAAGCGGTTACAATTGCTGCCACATTCAGCAAAAACAACCCCGATCCGCAGCCACCTGTCGATCCCGATCCTGTACCGCCGGTTTACTACACAGTCACTTTGCCACTCGTAGAAGGTGCCATCACCGATCCTGTTGCCGGAGAATACGATGTGGAAGCATGGAGTAACTTCCGTTTCTATCTCACGCTAGATAAGGAATACGATCAATCGGAACCCGTCATAACTACCGACCGCGGTGAGACCATCACGCCGCGCAGTAGCGACGGAGCTTATATCGTCAAATATGTCCGCAACGATATGGAGATATTTATCGACGGCATCGTAAAGAACCCCGATCCGGTAGCTAACGAAACAATAGCTACAGATGTCATCAAGGTATGGGCAGCTAAAGGTTACCTGCATATCAGCAGCCCGACAGCACAAACAGTACAGGTCTACAACCTGACAGGCTCACTGGTTAAACAGGCAGACATCCCGGCAGGCGATACCCGATGGACATTACCGGCAGGTATCTATATCGTACAGGTCGGTTCCGCACGATACAAAGTAATCTTATAA
- a CDS encoding HU family DNA-binding protein: MTKTELVQRIAEDTGQKATQVKRTVEALLRIVSDTLNEGSEIRFHNFGALHPWIQIERMARNPKTGVAVKIPRRVSVKFRPGTKLLKVLNK, from the coding sequence ATGACGAAAACAGAATTGGTACAAAGAATTGCCGAAGATACCGGACAAAAAGCGACACAGGTAAAAAGAACTGTCGAAGCATTACTCCGTATCGTTTCCGATACGCTGAACGAAGGCTCTGAAATTCGTTTTCATAACTTCGGGGCATTACACCCCTGGATACAGATTGAACGTATGGCACGCAACCCCAAGACAGGTGTTGCAGTCAAGATCCCTCGTCGCGTATCAGTGAAATTCCGGCCTGGAACAAAACTGTTGAAGGTTCTGAACAAATAG
- a CDS encoding DUF6599 family protein, with protein sequence MKHFIRWAGFLLLIPAFLVAQEVEVKRERVFTGSGLYGFMNGGAEQFLEYGVSKLTARDVVYEGQEYTIEIYEMPTPEDAFGIYSLHVFRCQRADTLGCIDCLSPYQLQAVAGDKYVSVVFPSGSAAAKSKVDELIRQYLPMDGKDNPAIPALLKEISPYSGKLKFLRGPIGISGVSTSLMHYLEGISYTGVWFIADKPSKSYRAWVCVKDVKEVEKLKEKVPASDIIQSGNDFIYLTGKEQEKEEDDHGGFGF encoded by the coding sequence ATGAAACATTTTATACGATGGGCAGGTTTCCTATTGTTGATCCCCGCCTTTTTGGTTGCACAGGAGGTTGAAGTGAAAAGGGAACGGGTGTTTACAGGCTCGGGACTCTACGGTTTTATGAATGGAGGAGCGGAGCAGTTCCTCGAATACGGTGTCAGTAAGCTGACAGCCCGCGATGTCGTTTACGAGGGGCAGGAATATACGATCGAGATCTATGAGATGCCGACACCTGAGGATGCTTTCGGTATCTATTCGCTCCATGTGTTCCGCTGTCAGCGGGCGGATACGCTGGGTTGCATCGATTGCCTGTCGCCTTACCAGTTGCAGGCTGTGGCTGGCGATAAATACGTATCGGTGGTGTTCCCTTCCGGCTCGGCTGCAGCAAAGAGTAAGGTGGATGAGTTGATCCGGCAGTATCTTCCGATGGACGGGAAAGATAACCCGGCGATACCGGCGCTGTTGAAAGAGATATCCCCTTATTCCGGCAAACTGAAATTCCTGCGCGGACCGATAGGCATATCCGGTGTCAGTACTTCGCTGATGCATTATCTGGAAGGCATTTCCTATACGGGTGTCTGGTTTATAGCCGATAAGCCCTCGAAAAGCTATCGTGCCTGGGTCTGTGTGAAGGATGTAAAAGAGGTGGAGAAGCTAAAAGAAAAAGTTCCCGCCTCCGATATTATTCAGAGCGGGAACGATTTCATCTATTTAACGGGTAAAGAACAGGAAAAAGAGGAAGACGATCACGGCGGGTTCGGTTTCTGA